In one window of Coregonus clupeaformis isolate EN_2021a unplaced genomic scaffold, ASM2061545v1 scaf5357, whole genome shotgun sequence DNA:
- the LOC123490892 gene encoding reticulocalbin-1-like, with translation PRSSTHTAWGCVFDLLLLSVVRVPLLLTPVTPFYDIIACVCVQETLEDIDKNGDGHVDEDEYIADMFSHEEGGPEPDWVRTERDQFSDFRDLNKDGKMDVEEIRHWILPQDYDHAMAEARHLVYESDQDKDTMLTKEEILENWNMFVGSQATNYGEDLTKNHDEL, from the exons AGCCTCGTAGCTCGACTCATACTGCCTGGGGCTGTGTGTTTGATCTTTTATTACTGTCAGTAGTGAGAGTCCCACTGCTGTTGACCCCTGTGACCCCCTTTTATGACATCATTGCCTGTGTTTGCGTGCAGGAGACCCTGGAGGACATTGATAAGAATGGAGACGGACATGTAGACGAGGATGAGTATATTG CGGACATGTTTTCCCATGAGGAGGGGGGCCCAGAACCAGACTGGGTCAGGACGGAGCGGGACCAGTTCTCTGACTTCCGGGACCTGAACAAGGACGGCAAGATGGACGTGGAGGAGATCCGCCACTGGATCCTGCCCCAGGACTACGACCACGCAATGGCAGAGGCCCGACACCTGGTTTACGAgtcagaccaggacaag GACACAATGCTGACCAAGGAGGAGATCCTGGAGAACTGGAACATGTTTGTAGGAAGTCAGGCCACCAACTATGGAGAAGACCTGACCAAGAACCACGACGAACTCTGA